The sequence below is a genomic window from Serratia nevei.
TCTGGCTGGATAACGGCAGCGGCCGGGTTTCCGTGCTGCTGCTGTTCGCCGCGCTGCTGTACGGCGCGATCGGCTGGTTCAGCCGCTCCGGGCTGGTGTGGTGGTTCGCCCTGCTGTCGCTCGGCAATGCCTTCGGCGCCGAGACCGGCTACCTGTCCGGCTGGGGCGCCTACTGGCTCGGCATGAGCTACCCGATTCGCTTTATCGCCTTTGGTGCGGTGCTGATCGCCGCCGCGCTGCTGTTGCGGCCGCTGTTGGCGCAACGCGGCCTGCAGCGGGTGTCGCTGGCGATGGGCCTGCTGTACCTGTTTATCGCCCTGTGGCTACTGTCTATCTTCGGCAACTACGGCGATCTCGACAGCTGGTACAGCGCGCGCCAGATCGAGCTGTTCCACTGGAGCCTGCTGTTCGGGCTGGCTGCCCTCGCCGCCATCTGGCTGGGGTTGAAGCATGACGACACCATGCTGCGCGGCTTCGGGCTGACCTTCCTCGGCATTAACCTGTATACCCGTCTGTTCGAGTTTTTCTGGGACAGCATGCCGAAGGCGGTTTTCTTCGTGCTGCTCGGCCTGAGCCTGTGGGCGCTGGGGCATTATGCGGAGAAGATTTGGCAGCTGGGGCGCAAGCCGCACGACGTGACCGACGACTGATCGCGGTGCCGATAAAAGCAGAAAGGGCGGAATCTTCCGCCCTTGGTTTATTCCAGTTGCTGCAGCTCGCCCTGCTTGCTTACCCGCC
It includes:
- a CDS encoding DUF2157 domain-containing protein yields the protein MKLSKKNAVVVRKALDGWVGEGALTPEQRQQLLQHVAVQPFDWRRLARYAFLAALASLLIAVTSLFADSELLAWLSGLFRFDAPVRMAIAGILAALAYVWALRRRRRHPEKRYGNEAALFVAVLLTACALWQLGVWLDNGSGRVSVLLLFAALLYGAIGWFSRSGLVWWFALLSLGNAFGAETGYLSGWGAYWLGMSYPIRFIAFGAVLIAAALLLRPLLAQRGLQRVSLAMGLLYLFIALWLLSIFGNYGDLDSWYSARQIELFHWSLLFGLAALAAIWLGLKHDDTMLRGFGLTFLGINLYTRLFEFFWDSMPKAVFFVLLGLSLWALGHYAEKIWQLGRKPHDVTDD